Sequence from the Mycoplasma cottewii genome:
GTTGTTGAAATATTTTCTATAACTAATGTAAAGATAATTAATCCAAATATTACAGCTCCAAATTCAGAAAATAATCGATCTCTAAAGTATGAATTCATAATAAATCCTATATTACCAGCGCTAACAATTCCTAAAGCTGCAACTTCTTTAAAGTTTAATTCAAATCGGTAAATGATATATGAGATTGTTTCATTTTTAGTTTGAGCAAGTACACCATGTCTGAAAACTTGTCATCAACTAAGACCCATAGATTTTAATTGGTAAATAATTTTCATATTAATTCGTTCATATATTTCACGATTATATTTTGTAAGCATACCAATTGAACCCATAACAAGAGCTAACATACCAGGGAAAGGACCGAAACCAACTATAAACACAAACACATAAGCATACATATATGTCGGTATAGATCTCATAACTGTTGTGATAAACATAAAAGGAATTGAAACATATTTATTAGTTACTTTTGTTGAACTTAATAAACCTAGAATAAAAGCAATAATTCCTCCTATAAAAGTAGCAACAATTGCCATAGATAACGCTTCTCACAATAAAGAAACTACTGGGAAATCAACTCTATTTGTTGGATCAGTAAGAATTAATGATCTTCAATTTATATTTAAGATTTCTAAAATTACTTTTCCTGTATCTTTAGCTTGTTGTGAACTTGCAAGTTTAAAATCAATAGTAGTTGTTGAATAAATGAACATTGAAATCAAAATTAATCCAAACACTAATCTTTTAATGTAGTTTTTTCTTCCACTTTTTAGTGTTTGTTCAACTGTTAAATTTTCTTTAAACTCTTTTAGTTCTAATTTTGTTGATGCATCAATTACATTCTTTAATTCTTCTTTTGCTTTTAAAACGAAAAAATTTAGTTTTGCAGTTGTCTTTTGATCAATTCTAACTGTTTGATCTATCGAATCTATTTTTATAAATAAATCATTATCTGTATTTTTTAATAATGTTTTGTATTCTAATTTGTCTTGTTTAACATTTTTTCTATGTTCAGCTATGTATTCTCTGATTTTCTCTCTTCTTATTTTTTTAAGATGTTGAATTTCGTTTTTATCGGTTAATTTAGATAATTTATCATTAATATCTTTTACTAAGATGTGATTTACATAAAATTTCAATGCATTAGTATTGTCGATTTTTCTTATAGCTTTTAAAGATTTATTAATGATTTTATATTCTAGAACTTGATCTTTATCTTCAAGTACATATTTTTTAGTGAAAATTATTAACAATTCAATCATTAAAATAACAGAAGAGAATAATGTTAATAAGAATCCTGTTTTATTATATTCACTATTTCCTATAGTCTCTTGAATCACACCACCAAAGCTAGTTATACCAACAGCAGTTGCAACAATTGATAGATAACGAATATTTGTTTCTAATGCATAAAGTGAAATAGAAAGTAGATCTCTTGAAATTTGAGGAATTACAGCTTTTCTAAATGCTTGAATTCTTGTGGTTCCTGTTGACTGTAATGAAGTATAAACTTTTACATCTATTTGTTCTATTTTTTCAAAGAATAGCTTACCTGCAACTGAGAATGAGAAAAATATAACACCAACAGCTATAACTGATGAAACTGTGTCAAAAAATCCTTTTACTATAATTGCGAATGCAAAAGTAGGTATAGTTCTGAAAACTGATAAAAATATTCTAGCACTTTGATTTATAAAGTTGTTTTTTATAATACTTCTAGCAGCCAATAACGCAACAGGAAAACATAGTATCACACCTATAAAAGTTCCAAAGAAAGAATAAGTTATAGTTTCTAATAAAAGCGCAAATACTCTAGATAGAAAACTTCTTGCTCCCAATCTAGATTCAGATCAATCAGCAAAATCTCACTTAAAAAAATTGCTAATTAATTCATTCAATTGATCAATGTTTTGGAAAAATTTTAGTCATTCTGAGTCTAACAGTATGAACCCAAGAAGTATGATTGCTATAGATACAACTAAAAAACTTGTTATAAATACTTTTTTAGGTCTTTTTGTAAAATTGTTACCTACTTTAAATGTTTTATTTTTTATAAACATTAGTAATTATCTCCATAGATTTTTTTAATCATTTGGTCATCTAATTGATCAGGAGAACCATCGAATACAATTTCTCCATTATTTAAACCTATAATTCTTGTTGCATATTTTTTAGCTAAATCAACATGGTGAATATTTATAATAGTTGTTATTCCTTCTTCTGCATTAATTTTTTGGAAGTCTTTCATAACTTGGTTGGCCATAACCGGATCTAAAGCTGATACAGGTTCATCAGCAATAATTAGAAAAGGTTGTTGACTCAATGTTCTTGCTAAGGCAACACGTTGTTGTTGTCCACCACTTAAATTTTCAGCACGAATGTAAGCAAAGTCTAATAAGTTTAATTTATCTAAAGATCCCAATGCTATTAATTTACTTTCTTTTGAAAACATACCTAAAAGTTTAAAAATAGGTTTTTCTTTTGTGACTCTTGCATTTAAAACGTTTTCTAAAACTGTTTTATTTCCAATATTGTTGTATTCTTGGAACATTAAACCAATATTACTTCTTAATTCACGTAATTTTTTTCCTCTAGTTTTAGATAAATCATATTTTTTATTGATCTTGTCAAATTCTATTTCAATAGTTCCTGAAGATATATCATTAAGTTTATTAATAGTTTTTAAAAGCGTTGTTTTACCAGCACCAGAAAGTCCAATAACAGCTATTAATTCACCTTTTGATATTGTTA
This genomic interval carries:
- a CDS encoding PhnE/PtxC family ABC transporter permease, producing the protein MFIKNKTFKVGNNFTKRPKKVFITSFLVVSIAIILLGFILLDSEWLKFFQNIDQLNELISNFFKWDFADWSESRLGARSFLSRVFALLLETITYSFFGTFIGVILCFPVALLAARSIIKNNFINQSARIFLSVFRTIPTFAFAIIVKGFFDTVSSVIAVGVIFFSFSVAGKLFFEKIEQIDVKVYTSLQSTGTTRIQAFRKAVIPQISRDLLSISLYALETNIRYLSIVATAVGITSFGGVIQETIGNSEYNKTGFLLTLFSSVILMIELLIIFTKKYVLEDKDQVLEYKIINKSLKAIRKIDNTNALKFYVNHILVKDINDKLSKLTDKNEIQHLKKIRREKIREYIAEHRKNVKQDKLEYKTLLKNTDNDLFIKIDSIDQTVRIDQKTTAKLNFFVLKAKEELKNVIDASTKLELKEFKENLTVEQTLKSGRKNYIKRLVFGLILISMFIYSTTTIDFKLASSQQAKDTGKVILEILNINWRSLILTDPTNRVDFPVVSLLWEALSMAIVATFIGGIIAFILGLLSSTKVTNKYVSIPFMFITTVMRSIPTYMYAYVFVFIVGFGPFPGMLALVMGSIGMLTKYNREIYERINMKIIYQLKSMGLSWWQVFRHGVLAQTKNETISYIIYRFELNFKEVAALGIVSAGNIGFIMNSYFRDRLFSEFGAVIFGLIIFTLVIENISTTLRKKFLEDKNLKFIDWIINKYRHYKFPVYKAKLRLFNKPVLTPYFEAEAFNSYAKQEKWMDTLIENGKTKQEIYNELKEYENDFRIYRKNMVSSINYKTKQDLETAKTNYTNTLNNLKQEFVVKKQKLNEFKLETENQIKLLDNQELSADQKHYQINDLKAKYNLEKQELINIKNLIRHLKHDYKKTKLYAKQIRRIKLLNLDY
- the phnC gene encoding phosphonate ABC transporter ATP-binding protein, whose protein sequence is MITFKNVNKIWPNGKQVLKDINLTISKGELIAVIGLSGAGKTTLLKTINKLNDISSGTIEIEFDKINKKYDLSKTRGKKLRELRSNIGLMFQEYNNIGNKTVLENVLNARVTKEKPIFKLLGMFSKESKLIALGSLDKLNLLDFAYIRAENLSGGQQQRVALARTLSQQPFLIIADEPVSALDPVMANQVMKDFQKINAEEGITTIINIHHVDLAKKYATRIIGLNNGEIVFDGSPDQLDDQMIKKIYGDNY